A part of Odontesthes bonariensis isolate fOdoBon6 chromosome 23, fOdoBon6.hap1, whole genome shotgun sequence genomic DNA contains:
- the nme2a gene encoding NME/NM23 nucleoside diphosphate kinase 2a: MAELQERTFIAIKPDGVQRGIIGEIIKRFEIKGFKLVGMKLHHASEDLLMQHYSDLKERPFFPSLVNYMSSGPVVAMVWEGKGAVKTGRVMLGETNPAESKPGTIRGDFCIDVSKNIIHGSDSVESANKEISLWFKPEELVSYTSCAFSWLY, from the exons ATGGCTGAGCTGCAGGAGCGCACCTTCATTGCCATTAAGCCCGATGGTGTGCAGCGGGGCATCATTGGAGAGATCATCAAACGTTTTGAGATTAAAGGCTTCAAACTTGTGGGCATGAAGCTGCACCat GCCTCTGAAGATCTCCTTATGCAGCACTACAGTGACCTGAAGGAAAGGCCCTTCTTTCCTTCCCTTGTCAACTACATGAGCTCTGGCCCAGTGGTTGCCATG GTGTGGGAAGGCAAGGGTGCGGTGAAGACGGGTAGGGTGATGTTGGGTGAGACAAACCCAGCAGAGTCCAAACCTGGAACCATTAGAGGAGACTTCTGCATCGACGTCAGCAA gaaCATCATCCATGGCAGTGACTCGGTGGAGAGTGCCAACAAGGAAATATCCCTGTGGTTCAAACCAGAAGAGTTGGTCAGCTACACAAGCTGCGCCTTCAGCTGGCTTTACTAA